One stretch of Penaeus vannamei isolate JL-2024 chromosome 7, ASM4276789v1, whole genome shotgun sequence DNA includes these proteins:
- the LOC113827912 gene encoding hemocyanin produces MKVLFLAVALLSASGLAEDNLAHKQQAINRLLYRVTEPLLSSFTDLKELATTWDPRAHVGHCKDGGAAVGRLMAELEQGQLREKRQWFSLFNPRQREEALMLIHVLLSCKDFHTFKGNAAFFRERMNEGEFVYALYVSVTHSKMTQEVILPPLYEVTPHLFTNSKVIRKAYEAKMLQTPGRFRMTFTGTLKNSEQRVAYFGEDIGMNSHHVHWHMDFPFWWDGEHIDRKGELFFWAHHQLTARFDSERLSNHLPIVDELHWGRPIDEGFAPHTVYKYGGEFPTRPDNLVFEDVAGVARVRDLVEIDERIRDSIARGFVYASNGSAISLRNERGIDILGDIIESSVYSVNEQYYGSLHNQAHRVLGAQSDPLGKFKMPPGVMEHFETATRDPAFFRLHKYMDNIFKEHKDSLPPYSKKDLEYDNVLVTYAEVSELVTFFEDFEFDLTNAFDSTEELEDVPVTAYVSRLNHKPFTFDIFANAKRDDAVTVRIHICPRYDSNGMQIPFDNNRWRCIELDKFWTTVKAGENHIVRKSTESSVTIPDRIPFKTLMQQADEAVANGVDLPHDIARARGCGLPQRLLLPKGTRTGMQFWLFVGMTSGDDGVHDDLLENTHGNTHSNCGIHGLKYPDKRPMGFPFDRRIPDFRNFIVGNFLSTIVMIHHNDTEEL; encoded by the exons ATGAAGGTGCTGTTCCTCGCGGTGGCGCTGCTCTCCGCCTCGGGCCTCGCCGAGGACAACCTCGCGCACAAGCAGCAGGCGATCAACAGGCTTCTGTACAGGGTGACTGAGCCTCTGCTGTCTTCTTTCACCGACCTGAAGGAGCTGGCGACGACGTGGGACCCGCGGGCCCACGTGGGGCACTGCAAGGACGGGGGCGCCGCCGTCGGCCGCCTCATGGCCGAGCTGGAGCAAGGGCAGCTGCGCGAGAAGAGGCAGTGGTTCTCGCTGTTCAACCCGCGCCAGAGGGAGGAGGCGCTCATGCTGATCCACGTGCTGCTCTCCTGCAAGGACTTCCACACGTTCAAGGGCAACGCGGCCTTCTTCCGCGAGCGCATGAACGAGGGCGAGTTCGTGTACGCGCTCTACGTGTCCGTCACGCACTCCAAGATGACGCAGGAGGTCATCCTGCCTCCGCTCTACGAGGTCACGCCCCACCTGTTCACCAACTCGAAGGTCATCCGGAAGGCGTACGAGGCCAAGATGCTGCAGACGCCCGGCCGCTTCAGGATGACGTTCACCGGCACGCTCAAGAACAGCGAGCAGCGCGTGGCGTACTTCGGCGAGGACATCGGCATGAACTCGCACCACGTGCACTGGCACATGGACTTCCCCTTCTGGTGGGACGGCGAGCACATCGACCGCAAGGGCGAGCTGTTCTTCTGGGCGCACCACCAGCTCACGGCGCGCTTCGACTCCGAGCGCCTCTCCAACCACCTGCCCATCGTCGACGAGCTGCACTGGGGCCGCCCCATCGACGAGGGCTTCGCGCCCCACACCGTCTACAAGTACGGCGGCGAGTTCCCGACGCGGCCCGACAACCTCGTGTTCGAGGACGTGGCGGGCGTGGCGCGCGTGCGGGACCTCGTGGAGATCGACGAGCGCATCCGGGACTCGATCGCGCGCGGCTTCGTCTACGCCTCCAACGGCAGCGCGATCAGCCTGAGGAACGAGCGCGGCATCGACATCCTGGGCGACATCATCGAGTCGTCGGTGTACAGCGTGAACGAGCAGTACTACGGGTCGCTGCACAACCAGGCCCACCGCGTGCTCGGCGCCCAGTCCGACCCGCTGGGCAAGTTCAAGATGCCGCCGGGCGTGATGGAGCACTTCGAGACCGCCACCCGCGACCCCGCCTTCTTCCGCCTCCATAAATACATGGATAACATCTTCAAGGAGCACAAGGACTCCCTGCCGCCCTACTCCAAGAAGGACCTCGAGTACGACAACGTCCTCGTCACCTACGCGGAGGTGTCCGAGCTCGTCACCTTCTTCGAGGACTTCGAGTTCGACCTGACCAACGCCTTCGACAGCACGGAGGAGCTCGAGGACGTGCCCGTCACCGCCTACGTCTCGCGCCTGAACCACAAGCCCTTCACCTTCGACATCTTCGCCAACGCCAAGCGCGACGACGCGGTGACGGTCCGGATCCACATCTGCCCGCGCTACGACAGCAACGGCATGCAGATCCCCTTCGACAACAACCGCTGGAGGTGCATCGAGCTCGACAAGTTCTGGACGACAG TGAAGGCGGGCGAGAACCACATCGTGCGCAAGTCCACCGAGTCGTCGGTCACCATCCCCGACCGCATCCCGTTCAAGACGCTGATGCAGCAGGCGGACGAGGCCGTCGCGAACGGCGTCGACCTCCCGCACGACATCGCCCGCGCTCGGGGCTGCGGCCTCCCCCAGCGCCTCCTGCTTCCCAAGGGCACGAGGACGGGCATGCAGTTCTGGCTGTTCGTGGGCATGACCAGCGGCGACGACGGCGTGCACGACGACCTGCTGGAGAACACGCACGGCAACACCCACAGCAACTGCGGCATCCACGGCCTCAAGTACCCCGACAAGCGGCCGATGGGCTTCCCCTTCGACCGACGCATCCCCGACTTCCGGAACTTCATTGTCGGGAACTTCTTGTCGACCATCGTCATGATCCATCACAATGACACTGAAGAGTTGTGA